From the genome of Rhizobium sp. ZPR4:
GCGCTGAGCTTCCTCGGCCTCGGCATCCAGCCGCCGCTTGTCAGCCTCGGCAGTATGGTCGGTGCGGGCCGCGACTATGTGATGACCGAATGGTGGATCGCGATCCTGCCGGGCATCGTCATCTTCATCCTGTCGCTGTCGATCAGCCTGATCGGCGATTATCTGCGCGACGTTCTCGATCCGACGCTTCGCTAGATTGCCCCCGTAAAGACCTGACTTCCAAGGAGACTTGCATTGCCTTTGCCCCTTCACGCTGCTCGTCATGGTTCGCTCCGCATTGCCGCTCACCGCGGCTTCAGCCGGCGCTTCCCGGAAAACACTATTCTCGCCTTCCAGGAGGGTGTGAACGCAGGCGCCAACGAGTGCGAAATCGACCTCATGCTGACGCGTGACGACCAGATCGTCGTGATCCACGACAGAACGCTTGGTCGGACGACCAGCGGCTTCGGCTTCGTTGCAGATCATGATCTCCAGCACATTCTTTCGCTTGATGCCGGGGCGAAATTCGACCCGTGCTTTGCCGGGACCCGCGTGCCGACGCTTGCCGATACGCTCCTGTGGGCCAAGCAAACGGATACCCGCCTTGCGATCGAAATGAAGGAGCCCGAACGTCCCGATCGCCTCATCGATATCATGATCGGCACGTTGCGAGAGCTCGACGCTTTCGACCATGTTGCCATATCCTCCTTCGACCATATCGACCTGATGCGCGTGAAAGAGATAGAGCCGCGCCTACAGACGGAAGCGATCCTTCACCATCGCCCTGTGGACATTGTCGCCTCGATGCGCGCCGGCGGCATTGATGGTGTCTCGCTGGAATTGAACCGCTTTCACCGCGCCGACGCCGAGGCGCTGCAGGAAGCCGGCATTGCCGTGCGCCTGAGCCTGCCGCTGCCGGAAAAGCTTGCCATCTTCTGGCAGGGCGGCAGGGACCCGCTGCCGATGATCCGGGACTGTGTCAGGGACCGGCTGGTCGATGCTCTTATCGGCGACGATGTGGATTTCCTCCGGATGCTGGGCGCGAGTGCCTGAGAACAGCGTGGCTGATCCACGCTTGACTCATTCATAGCCTGTCAGCTATTGATCAAATCAATAGCCGCAGAGTTATGAATTGCCATGGCAAATACCCATGATCCTATTTTCCGAGCGCTCGCCGATCCGACGCGGCGGGCGATATTCGAGCGATTGTGCCGTGGCGGCGATCAGACCGTCGCTGCGCTCACGGCTTACGCCGGGGTCTCCCAGCCGGGCGTTTCAAAGCATCTAGCCGTTCTGAAACAGGCGGGGCT
Proteins encoded in this window:
- a CDS encoding metalloregulator ArsR/SmtB family transcription factor — protein: MANTHDPIFRALADPTRRAIFERLCRGGDQTVAALTAYAGVSQPGVSKHLAVLKQAGLVCDRHEGRQTHYRAQRNALAPLLDWTSEMAGFWEDKFDDLEGLLDRMDQ
- a CDS encoding glycerophosphodiester phosphodiesterase family protein yields the protein MPLPLHAARHGSLRIAAHRGFSRRFPENTILAFQEGVNAGANECEIDLMLTRDDQIVVIHDRTLGRTTSGFGFVADHDLQHILSLDAGAKFDPCFAGTRVPTLADTLLWAKQTDTRLAIEMKEPERPDRLIDIMIGTLRELDAFDHVAISSFDHIDLMRVKEIEPRLQTEAILHHRPVDIVASMRAGGIDGVSLELNRFHRADAEALQEAGIAVRLSLPLPEKLAIFWQGGRDPLPMIRDCVRDRLVDALIGDDVDFLRMLGASA